Below is a genomic region from Lampris incognitus isolate fLamInc1 chromosome 2, fLamInc1.hap2, whole genome shotgun sequence.
GTCCATTAAGGAGAGACAATTTCCTCACATTACTTTTGTCAGCCAtagcagatatatatatataccttggGCATAACCCACTAACATGATTTGTCACATTGGAAAAACAGACCTGCTCTTTGTGCTGAGAAAGACAAAGAcgcatacatagatagatagatagatagatagatagatagataaataaattgaAACAAATGTGTTTTTCATAATGATGATTGCTTTTTAAATTATTTCCTGAGGAATGATTTCTAATCTGTTTAGTACCCGATTCAGACCTCCACTGAGCACAAACAAATTTCTCAAAATTTACATATAAAGCAGTTATCAGCAGCCACATGTCaggagaccaaaatgacttgccAAGAAAAAGTGGTTTATTCAAGACTAAGTTAAGTTTTGTGAGAGGTATTAAAGGCTGTGCATTCATTTTTGTCATTTCTGGTTGTGAGTTGATAACTAGAAGATAAGTGAGAGATTCAACTGGTGAAACATGAAGTTTAAAGAGTGCTTGCCTTATCTGAAAAAAATGTCCAGTTCCTCTTTCTCCCTGATTAAGCAGAGTGAATTGAGAACCATGTgtctctcttcctccttcactTTGCCTTGTCTCCAGCCAGGGTGACACAACAAGAGAACTGAAGACTTTTGGCTCCGTCACACAGCTACCGGCTTAAGGTATGCACCATGGATATGAATGCATTCAAACAAGTCATTTTTGTGCTTAGAGAATCCTGATGGATTCTCATTTTTGGGTTCTTAGGAATCGATTCATGTTCAGATGAGAAGATCATGCAAGAGGCATATTAGCTTTTTATTGCCAGATTCAAGGATTACCTCTTCCATTTTCACCACAATTTGTTGTGTAAACTCCTTTTGCTCATCTTTATGTTCAAGACTGAGCTAGTGTGGATATGCAGAAATAACAGCAGCTCATTGGTGTTATGTAGATATTCGAGTGAAGCATGTGCTCAGCATTGGAGGTGAAGTATTGGTTTTGTAATCAAATGTTAGCATTGCTCAACAATGACATAATGGTGCCATCTTGGGTAAACAATGGTATCCGCACAATGAGGATACTCTCTGTAGTTCTGTTTTTCTGGTATTGCATGGGTGGTGTCTTTGATAAAGGAACAGTTTTAAACATCTTTCTTCTCATTGAAAATTTGTTTATAATTGTGATATTGCAACTTTCAGCTGATAAAAATAGGAAAAATGGATGAAAACAGCCATCCACAGAGTAGCTCAGTCACATATCTGTGACTTCAGTCTGCCTAATGTTATTGTCTGTCTAACGTTCACTTCTTACTTAACTCTATCCACATTTAGAGCAAAGGATAACCTCCACACGAAAAGATGAATGAACAAATGGATAAATAAACACGCTAACAGGATTATTTatttacaaatatatatatgGAGCACCTGATGGATAAACAGCATAAGACAGCTAAAATGAGCATTAAAGAAATTGTTTCAATTGCAAGCATGGGAGTATCTACTAATAAagagtaaaaaaaaccaaaacttcaAAATCCTAAAATTAATCAAAGTGTAGAGAAGCTACTTAAATGCAAAAACGTAATGTTTAATTGCTCAaatcatgcacacgcacacacatatatatttaaatataatccAGTGttttcaagtaaattatttatgagacagtacaagcctgtttcatgccataagcaatcgtcagctgtcaattaacagctgatgattgcttcggTAACATATATGCTGTCATGTGGAAATCCATTATTGGGTGATAATTATGACCAGTCTGACAAGGTTTTCCTCCTGGTGGAAACtaacttaaaaagaaaaaaatacaaccaCACGTACGCATGTTCATGCAATATAGATTGGTAGCCTATTCTCTGCACTTTCGAATATAGCtttcatcttgtttttttttttaattaaaaatcaAGTCATACCCTGATGCATGTATTTCCAATTAAAACATTTCAGGTATCCAACTTGTGGTTGAAAAGGTTCACATTCAATATATCGCGTCAGGAAAGCCAGCAAGAGCTGCAATCGCTTTCTCCTCAGTGTCCGCTACTAAAATGCTAATATAGGTACCAAAGTTTAAGAAAACGAATAAAGAATATAAGAGGAACACATCAGCCCTCTGATTGGCCATCACTCAACTCAGTCACTGCTCGTTTGCATAAAGCTGAACTTTGCTCGACTTCTTTTTGTCACCAAGTCGCGGGTTTTTGTTGCTCAGTGTAGCCCAGGGACCATTGGAAATGAATGGCTTGTGGCCACTTTgtctcagggttagggttaggcagcatcaagaaacatgagggtaaaatctttttttcccccagattcAATACCTTAAGATGTTGGGGAAAAGACTTATTTTCGATACGTttatgtttaaaaaaacaaaaaacaaaaacccacattcAAAATGGCAAAGCAAAAAATTCCAGATAGGGCCTTTGAGCGCATTTAATCTAATGAACTCCCACTTGTCAGCTGACTTAACATGGGTCATGTGGCTTTAACAGCAGCCTAGACAGTCAGCCCTTTCATGTGTTGAGAGTGGATAGGGCTCTATTTGTGGAGGCATCCAGCATTCCTCTGACTTCGTTTAGGCCTTCCCGTGGTGTCATAACCTTCGAGGCTGGCActgtataaaaaataaaaaagagacacTAAACTGAATGCAGTACATACAACTTGGATTATATTAATTGTGCAAAATAGTTCTGGATTTTTAATGACTGAGAAAAAGACCAGCACTCTAGCGACGAGCAATAAATTTACAATAGGCGATATAgatttgatgatggtgatgataagtAGCACCTCTGTGAACGACGAAAGTCCATGCGAAACAGTAAGTTTTTTTTAAGATTCCCCTCATCAGTCATGTTACTGTGGGGATAAAGGAGAGACTTAACTAAATCTTTTAGAAGCCATGCAGAAAACATACAACACTGTTCGGGCTGTAGAACAAATTCAATAAACAAATGCAATAAACTCATAATAACCTATGTAAAACACTTAAACTGTCCTCTGAAACGTGGAACCTCACTGAACCACAGCGTATCAGAACAATACAGAGTAAGTATACACTGAATTGCCAGGGGTTGTGATGATTTTGTCCTCTGCATGTCAAGTAGCGAAGATGTTTCCATGGTATCAGCTGGCTCTGTTGGCTTTAATCCCCATGACCTTAGGCGTGAACCCTGGGGTAAAGGTCAGGCTAACAGAAAAAGGCATCGAATATGGTATGTTTTTGGCATCCTATTCCCTATTCATTTGAAAAGTTCTGTTCTGCATGAATAAATTATAGGTAGATTTATTTTCTCATCCAACTTTCAATGCCTTGTTGCGGCCAGGCAGACAGATTGGGATGGCGTTCCTGCAGCAGAAACTCAAAACTATCAAGGTCCCAGATATTTCAGGGACAGAAAGAGTGGCTCCCATTGGCAAAGTCCAGTACAGTTTGTCAAGGTAAGACACTTGCCTGTTTTCCAACAATAATAATCCTTTTAAAAACATGAATAAAGATTGTTTAAAGGTGATACGCTAATAATAAGATCATCTTGAGGCTCTTTCTTTATACGTTTCATTTTACAGGATGGTAATAGTGAATCTGGGATTACCAGAGTCTGCACTGGGCCTGGTGCCAGGGAGTGGTGTCAATCTCTCTATCCAAAAGGCCTTCATTAGTCTGCATGGAAACTGGAAGGTCAAATACTTAAGAATTATGTGAGTAAGACAGACTATagtttgcggggggggggctctctCTGCCTTTTACATTTCCATGTCTTAATAACAATACCTGGATATTTGTAAATGACTCCTCTCTTCCACAATAGAAAGAATAGTGGATCATTTGATTTGGAAGTTAACGGACTCACTATTACCACGGCTATTTCCATTAAAAGTGATGACGTGGGGCGACCAGCGGTCAGTAGTGTCAACTGTGTGTCCATTATAGGCAGCTTAGACATCAAGTTTCACAGTGGGACCAGGTAACTCTACATCGCCATCCACTTGTGTTGAACGAATGCAATGGATTGAGAGAACAAGCGATGTGAATTTCAGCTTCCATATTTCATGTTTCACATCTTGAGCCAAAGACAAGCTACCCTTAATATTGTCATTCCTGTTTCTCAGCTGGCTATACAACCTGTTCAGTGAGTTTATTGACAAGGCTTTGCGAGATTTACTGCAGAAACAGGTGAGAACAACAATTTCCGCCAAAAATAATTGCCTAACATTACAGCTTCTGGGGATTAGAGGAAACGGAATCAGGCGAACATGTAGGAGTGAGAcaattaactgtaaaaaaaaaaaaaaaaaaaaaaaaccaaaagcaaGAACCAACAGataattcattaaaaaaaagaaaaaaaatcacgacAAAAAAAATAGTTAAGGTCAGGATCTTCATGCGGGATCAGGTGGGCGGGGTTGGGGATGTGTTATATGATCTTGACACATCAAGGTGGGCAAAAGATAAGCACGGGGcataaaattttttaaaaaaaaatctccctcctTCTGTGTTCGCCAATAAGAAATATATATTCTACTTTTTTTATCCATTTTAAGAGCCTTACTAGCTTGTTGCATATGTCAGCATTCAGTGTCAAAACGTAGTCCTCAGAGTCCTTTCAAACTGAATTTCTCTTATGTTACAGATATGCCATCTGCTGGCTGATGCAATATCTGAATTAAACCTCCACCTGAAAACTTTAAATGGTGCGTTACGTTTGTGGAAACGTTAAACACATATTTCATGTTTATTTCACATGAGGATGATGTTTAACAAGTGTAAATCAATTTCTGTCATACCAAACACAGTTCTAGCTCCGGTGGACAAGTATGCAGAGATTGAATATTCAATGGTGTCATCGCCCGCAGTTTCAAAGTCATCCATAGATCTGAATTTGAAGGTGAGACCCTTTGTTTATGTGGGAATGTGTGAGAAGTCAGGCTTTATTATCTTTGAATTGCTATACATTTATACTCAGTGTATAGTTTGATAATATCTAAAGGTTCACACTCATGTCAGTTCAGATCAAGGAAATCTAGACAGTAATAACGTAAGTATAAGTAAGACACGGGTTCCTAACCTTGGGGTCGCGACCCCAACTGGGGTCGCATGGAATTGAAATGGGGTCACTTGAAATTTCTAGTAATTCATCAAtacaaataataattattattataataaaaaCACCACACACAATTTAAAACAACTCACTTCCCCTCATAAAAATTTAGTTCTTGGCATATCTTGATTCATGAGATCACACGTGATGTGACCAACGTGCAGATTCCCATGCTCAAACAAATAACGAGCGAAGTTTGCAAGCAAATCAGAGTGACAGAAAATGGAAAgatttcttcacccacttgtgcCCTCCACACCTTCGACTGAAATGGAAAAACTGACatcaaaaagaaagagaaaatatgATGAAATCTTTCTTCAGTTTGGATTtaccaaaatcaaatcaaatcaattttatttgtattgcccaatatcacaaattacaaatttgcctcagtgggcttaacagcaacacaacatcctgtccttagaccctctcatcagataaggaacaactccctaaaaaaaaaaaaccttttacagggagaaaaaataggaagaaaccttggggagagcaacagaggagagatagatagatcagTATCAGTCAACTAACTCTTACTGTCTTCAGGACTTGATTAACATTGGAGTTGCCCATAGCAGGGCAATAACATCATCTTTCCATCAGACTCACGACATCCCCGACACCATTTCCAGAACATCGGGTTCCCCATGGATTGTCATCCCGGAAAAGCGACGCAGACGCCGGCAAGAGAGAAAACAGAAGCGGGGATGCAGGGCGAGTCTCCGTGCCAGGCTACAGAGAGACCCACACAGACCACCAATCCCCAGCCTGTTCCTCTCAAATGCCAGGTCCGTTGTCCACAAGATCGGTGATCTGGAGCTATCCGTGGCCGCAAACAACTCATTACGGAACTGCAACGCCATGATAATCACGGAAACTTGGCTAAACTCCTCAATCCCTGACACCGCTGTTGAGCTGactgacaggttgcttcacagacaggacagatcCAGGGATACCGGTAAGAACAGAGGAGGGGggctatgtgtgtatgtgaattcCAACTGGTGCACACAGAGCCGCGTTATAGACGGCCACTGTTCCCGTGATCTGGAGTCTCTGTCAGTGTTATGCAGACCCTTCTACTTACCAAGAGAGCTAACAGTAATAATTTTGACAGCTGTCTACCTTCCACCCGACACAAATGTTAGCCTATCTTTGGCTTACCTCCGCCAAACCATCAGTAAGCAGCAGAAAATGCATCCTGACTGTGTCCATGTGATTGCGGGTGACTTTAACCAAGCATGCTTAAAGTTAGTGCTTCCCAAATTTACTCAGTATGTTAATTGCCCTACCAGGGGTAAAAACACCCTCGATCATGTTTATTGTAATTTAAAGCACACATACAGGACAGTGCCCCTCCCCCACTTAGGGCTCTCTGACTACCtctccctcctgctcctcctccctaCCTACACCCCCCTCAGGAGGACAGCAAAGCCATGTACTAAAACCATTACAACTTGGCTTGAGGGAGCACTGTCTCAACTCCAAGACTGTTTTTCAAACACAGACGGGTCCATTTTTGATCAAGGGGATCTCCAGGAATACACAGAAACTGTACTTTATTTATATTAAGACCTGCATTAGCAATGTGACTGTAAACAAACACGTCCATGTTTTTCCCAGTCAAAAGCCATGGATGACCTCAGAAGTACGCAAACTTCTCAATGCACGGGACAGGGCCTTCAGGTCAGGGGACAGAGCTTTATACACCACTGCTAGGGCTGACCTGAAGAGGGGCATCAGTGCCTCCACACTGGCCTATAAAGGGAAAATCGAGGACCACGTTTCAGATAACAACCCAAGACGAGTGTGGCAGGGGCTGCAACATCTCACTAACTACAAAGGCAGCAAAAAAACTGTGATTACAACAAATGGAACCCTGCTGGCAGAGGAGCTTAATAACTTCTTTGCCCGCTTCGAGACCAGGAGCGTCTCTTCTCCACCCCCCTTGGTCACTGACACTCCTGCTCTCACTGTTCAGCAGCATGAGGCGAGACAGGCCTTCAAAGCAATGAATCCAAGGAAGGCTGCTGGCCCTGACGGGATACCCGGAAAGGTGCTCAGAGcatgctgccacgaactctctggtgttttTACCAACATCTTCAACCTAATTCTCCCGCAGGCCTCTGTTCCCACCCCTCTGAAATCAgcaactatcatcccggtccctaaGAAACCATCCTCAAACAGCCTAGCAGACTACAGACCAGTAGCCCTCACCCCTCTGGTTATGAAGTGTTTTGAAAGACTAGTACTCAAACATATACAAACCAGTCTCCCTCCTTCCCTTGACCCCCATCAGTTCACATTCAGGCCAAACAGATCCACAGAAGACGCATTGTCCACCACCCTTCATGCTGCCTTGAGCCATCTCGAACAGAGGATCAACTACGTCAGGATGCTCTTTGTGGACTACAGCAACCGCCTTTTACACAATCATTCCTGACATCCAGATAAACAAACTGCTGACCCTCGGCCTCCCCTTGTCTACTTGCAGCTGGATCAAGGACTTTCTAACAAACCACCCACAGTCAGTCAGAGTTGGtccccacctctcctccaccATCTCACTCAGCACCGGCTCACCGCAGGGCTGCGTGTTGAGCCCCCTCCTCTACTCACTGTACACCTTCGACTGTTTACCAGCTTTCCCTTCAAACTCCATCATAAAATTCGCTGACGACACCACTGTAGTCGGGCTCATAACAGGAGGTGACGAGTCCGCTTACCGACACGAAGTCCAGAATCGGTCTGAGTGGTGCTCTGCAAATAACCTCATCCTAAAccccacaaaaacaaaataacTCATAATTGACTTCAGaaaacacaacaccccccccccagcctctctcCATAAATGGTGAGTGCGTGGAGAGAGTCCACTCATTtaaattcctgggaatccacgtTACGGACTGTCTTTCATGGTCAACAAACACCACGGCAGTGGTCAAAAAGGCACAGCAGCGGCTACATTTCCTGAGGTTACTCAGGAAAAACAACATGAGCGTGAagctgctggtgtccttctaCAGATCCACAATCGAGAGCATCCTCACATACTGCATGCCGGTGTGGTTTGCTGGTTGCTCCGCCGCACACAAAAAGGCTCTCCAGAGAATCaccaggacagcagaaaaaatcatcggttgccccctccctcctctttaAGACATTGCCCACAGCCGGACCCTCTCAAGAGCCAAAAGCATCATCAAGGACAATTCACACCCCGGCAACCACCTGTTTAAACTAttaccctctggcaggcgcttcaGGCCCATCAGATCCAAAACCACCAGATTCACAAATAGCTTTTTCCCAAACGCAATAATCGCACTAAACAAGCATAGTTAAACCTCTCACAGCCACCTCTTGCACTTTAATACCTGCACTTTATCCCATTGCTgctactttattaatcttgtcttGCTATTGTGTACTTTATTGCATTGCTGTTTTATCCCATTGCTTTTTTTAATCATTCTTGTCTTTTTAATgtatgctttttatttattttattgttgcacCACAGTGGAGTTGCACTCCCAGTTTCGTTGTATTGAAAAGTACGATGACAATAAaggcattcgttcattcattcattcattcattcattcagagatctctctcccaagatggacaacgtgcaatggatgttgtgtttacacaatttacacaatacaacattgaaagaggataacacaattataatggacttataaaatttaaagaagaatatgatgtgcaggatgtcaagcagtatccagacgccatcggaacagtgcagaacccaagccatgtgaccagcatcatcgtgtaaaaaaaaaaaaaagcataactGAACACAACAAAGAAAGGCCAAAATGTCTGCTCTGTGGTAACGTCCCGTCTACGGAGAGCATGAAACCCAACAAGCTCAAGAGACATTTTGAGACAATGCATAAAAGTATAGGCAAACCAAAATCTTTCTTTGAAAAGAAATATGCCGAGCTGAATAAGCAGCGAGTGTACGTCAGAAAGGCAATGACTGTCAGTGAGTGAGGCTTGAAAGCATCTTTTGAGGTGAGCTATCTTGTTGCAAAGGCTATGAAGCCACATACCATCGCTGAGACTTTGATATTGCCAGCTGCCACTGAAATGGTATAAacgatgtgtgtgtggggggggggcacaaaaactAAAGACAATACCATTGTCTGATAACACAGTGAAAAGAAGGATAGATGCAATCGC
It encodes:
- the LOC130106893 gene encoding bactericidal permeability-increasing protein-like — its product is MFPWYQLALLALIPMTLGVNPGVKVRLTEKGIEYGRQIGMAFLQQKLKTIKVPDISGTERVAPIGKVQYSLSRMVIVNLGLPESALGLVPGSGVNLSIQKAFISLHGNWKVKYLRIIKNSGSFDLEVNGLTITTAISIKSDDVGRPAVSSVNCVSIIGSLDIKFHSGTSWLYNLFSEFIDKALRDLLQKQICHLLADAISELNLHLKTLNVLAPVDKYAEIEYSMVSSPAVSKSSIDLNLKGEFYRIGQHQEPPFSAMRFSLPPQVNNMLYAGVSAFTANSAGFVYNRAGAISLYITDDMIPPSSPIRLNTRTFGAFIPEIAKRFPALMMKLLAKTVKDPIITFEPNNVTLQATGTVTAYAIQLNATLSPLFVLNMEASVSAQVYVTGTKLAGDVTLNKMGMTLETSYVGDFEVRFLDSIFSMILKVAVIPMVNAHLEKGYPLPSLGKMSLVNTKLQILKGYVLVGTDLQFRG